One Fusobacterium nucleatum genomic window carries:
- the cls gene encoding cardiolipin synthase yields the protein MHNINEIFLIFINFFLQYVWIANLFFAIVIIMVEKKNPLYTIFWIFLLYLLPYIGFFIYLFFGLTFKKKRVANKIYKIKKLKSIKNVHGSDKEELRRWKGLITYLEMSTDNYITSNNDIQVYFAGEEFFFNLKKEIANAKKFINMEYFIFQFDGIGKEIADLLIKKAKEGVEVNLIIDGVNLANQKLSRYFKNTGVHLYLFFRTYIPIFNIRINYRDHRKVTIIDNRVAFVGGMNIGDEYLGKGKIGYWRDTSVKIYGDIVSTFEKEFYFSMSIVKNKFLKDEKTSNEISLKYEEEDNVYMQVISSGPNYEFPAIRDNYIKLIQEARKSVFIQTPYFVPDDLLLDTLKSAVLSGIDVKIMIPNKADHLFIYWINQYYVAELLRLGANIYRYENGFIHSKTILVDEEVVSVGTCNFDYRSFYLNFEINLNIYNKDVANSFKTQYYKDIAISKKLTFADFKKRSIFTKVKESVFRLLSPIM from the coding sequence ATGCACAACATTAATGAAATCTTTTTAATATTTATAAATTTTTTTTTACAATATGTTTGGATAGCAAATTTATTTTTTGCCATTGTTATTATTATGGTAGAAAAAAAGAATCCTTTGTACACAATTTTTTGGATATTTTTATTATATCTTTTACCTTATATTGGATTTTTTATTTATTTATTTTTTGGTTTAACTTTTAAGAAAAAAAGAGTTGCCAATAAAATTTATAAAATAAAAAAATTAAAAAGTATTAAAAATGTACATGGTTCTGATAAAGAAGAGTTAAGAAGATGGAAAGGACTTATAACTTATCTTGAAATGAGTACTGATAACTATATTACCTCTAATAATGATATTCAAGTTTATTTTGCAGGAGAAGAATTTTTTTTTAATTTAAAAAAAGAAATAGCTAATGCAAAAAAATTTATAAATATGGAGTATTTTATTTTTCAATTTGATGGTATAGGAAAAGAGATAGCAGATTTATTAATAAAAAAAGCTAAAGAAGGTGTAGAAGTAAATCTGATAATAGATGGAGTTAATCTAGCTAATCAAAAACTTAGTAGATATTTTAAAAATACAGGAGTTCATTTATATCTATTTTTTAGAACATATATTCCTATATTCAATATTAGAATAAATTATAGAGATCATAGAAAAGTTACTATTATTGACAATAGAGTTGCTTTTGTAGGTGGAATGAACATAGGAGATGAATATTTAGGTAAAGGTAAAATTGGTTATTGGAGGGATACCTCTGTAAAGATTTATGGAGATATAGTTTCAACTTTTGAAAAAGAATTTTATTTTTCAATGAGTATAGTAAAAAATAAATTTTTAAAAGATGAAAAAACTTCAAATGAGATTTCATTAAAATATGAAGAAGAAGATAATGTCTATATGCAGGTTATAAGTTCTGGTCCTAATTATGAATTTCCAGCAATAAGAGACAATTATATTAAACTTATTCAAGAAGCTAGAAAATCAGTATTTATCCAAACACCTTACTTTGTTCCTGATGATTTATTATTGGATACTTTAAAATCAGCTGTTTTATCAGGTATAGATGTAAAAATTATGATTCCAAATAAAGCAGATCACCTCTTTATATATTGGATAAATCAATATTATGTTGCAGAGCTTTTAAGATTAGGTGCAAATATTTATAGATATGAGAATGGTTTTATTCATTCAAAAACTATATTGGTTGATGAAGAAGTTGTTTCTGTTGGTACTTGTAATTTTGATTATAGAAGTTTTTATTTAAACTTTGAAATTAATTTAAATATTTATAATAAAGATGTTGCTAATTCTTTTAAAACTCAATATTATAAAGATATTGCAATATCAAAAAAATTAACATTTGCTGATTTTAAAAAGAGAAGTATTTTTACAAAAGTAAAAGAATCTGTTTTTAGATTATTATCACCTATAATGTAG
- a CDS encoding phosphotransferase enzyme family protein, translating to MGVFTNLFQDEINFIEEKYKIKILEIKNIDNGILNSNFCVITKNKKYILRIYEANRTLDEEKQELILLDKIASFIPVSIAIKNVDNEYISVFNNKKFALFEYINGNVVSEIDTHIIREIAMKLGKLHSFSKDFSFEEYNRKTRIDFDFYYNEIKNLEIDFKFKNELLNLADEVSKYDFSTLPSGIIHGDIFPDNVLLDEYNNIKVIFDFNESYYAPFILDIAIVINFWIQIKDFDFFDKNNFIRDFLNYYSKYRKIEKEELKLLDVACKKIALTFIFLRIYKEKIENSYQKAISIEEKSYLDLIKLIKL from the coding sequence ATGGGAGTATTTACTAATCTTTTCCAAGATGAAATAAATTTTATTGAGGAAAAATATAAGATAAAAATTTTAGAAATAAAAAATATTGATAATGGAATATTAAATTCTAATTTTTGTGTAATAACTAAAAATAAAAAATATATACTTAGAATTTATGAAGCTAATAGAACATTAGATGAGGAAAAACAAGAATTAATTTTATTAGATAAAATTGCAAGTTTTATTCCAGTGAGTATAGCAATAAAAAATGTTGATAACGAATATATTAGTGTATTTAATAATAAAAAATTTGCACTATTTGAATATATAAATGGGAATGTTGTTAGTGAAATAGATACCCATATAATTAGAGAAATTGCAATGAAACTTGGGAAATTACATTCATTTTCAAAAGATTTTTCTTTTGAAGAATATAATAGAAAAACTAGAATAGATTTTGATTTTTATTATAATGAAATCAAAAATTTAGAAATTGATTTTAAGTTTAAAAATGAATTATTAAATTTAGCTGATGAAGTTAGTAAATATGATTTTTCTACTCTACCAAGTGGAATTATACATGGGGATATCTTCCCAGATAATGTTTTATTAGATGAATACAATAACATAAAAGTTATTTTTGATTTTAATGAGAGTTATTATGCACCATTTATTCTTGATATAGCTATTGTTATAAATTTTTGGATTCAAATAAAAGATTTTGATTTTTTTGATAAAAACAATTTTATAAGAGATTTTTTAAACTATTATTCTAAATATAGAAAAATTGAAAAAGAAGAACTAAAATTATTGGATGTAGCTTGTAAAAAAATAGCTTTAACTTTTATCTTTTTAAGGATATATAAAGAAAAAATTGAAAATTCTTATCAGAAAGCTATTTCTATTGAAGAAAAATCATATTTAGATTTAATAAAATTAATTAAATTATAA
- a CDS encoding MFS transporter encodes MYIINIMWLIGPVALFTILFILLISKSLIKSKKVFFAFFVLILVYAILGVACYYFYEIFLSNQYISLLISLSCIALGGFINLIVVYLGIAKLKKIDSKEELLILQHDIEKNMQVEDKWFNMLFSYTADRWTVSDINEDLFSKLDEGNFEENGAEIIEMNKEIKIINENYKFLKRNLRRKFFFLKNLKSITNLEDSDEIKKLVIKKKKEFSPSKETDNNIEIIKKLSNELLNLVRVEENDKTKNIEENLARTINYMSGVLYNQLRSEKLKIKEAKLNEFSTYIQAEKILLDNIDELRENMYTYTYKIKRKLREFKE; translated from the coding sequence ATGTATATAATAAATATAATGTGGCTTATTGGACCAGTAGCTTTATTTACAATTTTATTTATATTATTAATTTCAAAATCACTTATAAAAAGTAAAAAAGTATTCTTTGCATTTTTTGTTTTAATTTTAGTTTATGCTATTTTAGGAGTTGCTTGTTATTATTTTTATGAAATCTTTTTATCAAATCAATATATAAGTCTTTTAATTAGTTTATCTTGTATTGCACTTGGAGGATTTATTAATTTAATAGTTGTTTACTTGGGTATAGCTAAGTTAAAAAAGATAGATAGTAAAGAAGAACTTTTAATATTACAACATGATATTGAAAAAAATATGCAAGTTGAAGATAAATGGTTTAATATGTTATTTTCATATACAGCTGATAGATGGACAGTTTCTGATATAAATGAAGATTTATTTTCAAAATTAGATGAGGGAAATTTTGAAGAAAATGGTGCAGAAATAATTGAAATGAATAAAGAAATAAAAATAATTAATGAAAATTATAAATTTTTAAAAAGAAATCTAAGAAGAAAATTCTTCTTTTTAAAGAATTTAAAATCTATAACTAATCTTGAAGATAGTGATGAAATCAAAAAATTAGTGATAAAGAAGAAAAAAGAATTTTCTCCTTCAAAAGAAACAGATAATAATATTGAAATAATAAAAAAATTATCAAATGAATTATTAAATCTAGTTAGAGTTGAAGAAAATGATAAAACTAAAAATATTGAAGAAAATCTAGCAAGAACAATTAATTATATGTCTGGAGTTCTGTATAATCAACTTAGAAGTGAAAAACTTAAGATAAAAGAAGCTAAATTAAATGAATTTTCTACTTATATCCAAGCTGAAAAAATTTTACTTGACAATATAGATGAACTTAGAGAAAATATGTATACTTATACTTATAAAATAAAAAGGAAATTAAGAGAATTTAAGGAGTAG
- a CDS encoding M48 family metalloprotease, which produces MKGLAELKNKIVKAPHLNIFKIGTWVTMGLFATFLLVYIFVGDEMLNYFPLLILFAFGSPFISLMMSKAMVKRAYNIRMIGEGGATSEKEKLVVDTVTLLSQKLGLQKLPEIGVYPSNDINAFATGASKNSAMVAVSQGLLNSMNETEIIGVLAHEMSHVVNGDMLTSSILEGFVSAFGLIASLPFLMGGNNNRGRRAASSMATYYVVRNIANFFGKIVSSAYSRRREFAADKLAAEITEPTYMKSALVRLQEISEGRISLQDSDREFASFKITNNFSMGNIFGSLFASHPSLEKRIEAIERMENKEL; this is translated from the coding sequence ATGAAAGGTTTAGCTGAATTAAAAAATAAAATTGTTAAAGCACCTCATCTAAATATATTTAAGATAGGAACATGGGTAACAATGGGCTTATTTGCTACTTTCCTATTAGTTTATATATTTGTAGGGGATGAGATGTTAAATTATTTCCCATTATTAATATTATTTGCTTTTGGAAGTCCTTTTATATCACTTATGATGTCAAAAGCTATGGTAAAAAGAGCGTATAATATAAGAATGATAGGAGAGGGTGGAGCAACAAGTGAAAAAGAAAAACTTGTTGTAGATACTGTAACTTTATTAAGTCAAAAATTAGGTTTACAAAAATTGCCAGAAATAGGAGTTTATCCTTCTAATGACATTAATGCTTTTGCAACAGGAGCAAGTAAAAATTCTGCTATGGTAGCAGTTTCACAAGGACTTTTAAATAGTATGAATGAAACTGAAATTATAGGAGTATTAGCTCATGAAATGTCTCATGTAGTCAATGGAGATATGTTAACTTCTTCAATTTTGGAGGGATTTGTTTCTGCTTTTGGATTGATTGCAAGCTTACCATTCTTAATGGGTGGAAATAATAATAGAGGTAGAAGAGCTGCTTCAAGTATGGCAACATATTATGTAGTAAGAAATATTGCTAATTTCTTTGGAAAAATAGTTTCAAGTGCATATTCAAGAAGAAGAGAATTTGCAGCTGATAAGTTAGCAGCAGAAATTACAGAACCAACTTATATGAAAAGTGCTTTAGTTCGTTTACAAGAAATAAGTGAAGGTAGAATATCACTTCAAGACAGTGATAGAGAATTTGCAAGTTTTAAAATTACAAATAATTTTTCAATGGGTAATATTTTTGGAAGTTTATTTGCTTCTCATCCAAGTTTAGAAAAAAGAATAGAAGCTATTGAAAGAATGGAAAATAAAGAATTATAA
- a CDS encoding DNA polymerase III subunit delta, whose product MFYFLYGNSPMIEFETEKITEEILEKYSNIMPKFFDCSLKEEDEFLSALQVNSIFKTVDFLVLKRSENLKSSGIQKLFKSIKNYNLDEKNIIIIYNVPIQYGKVVSDYELTKPSIKLIEELATFKDCTVIKENKATLNYVKQNLNITEKDAKEFIELLGDDYYHIKNETNKVATFLEGQPYSFEKIKNLISIDKEYNMKDLIENFLKTKNFSDIISFLEKNKDSYLGLIYMLTDELINLLKLASLIKSGKISKNINYNVFKELYNDFSDLFIGKNFKAQHPYTIFLKLNSFENFSEEFLEKKLKELLEIEYRVKSGEREIDIETEVFLGKFFKNSPL is encoded by the coding sequence ATGTTTTACTTTTTATATGGAAATTCTCCAATGATAGAGTTTGAAACTGAAAAAATTACAGAAGAAATTTTAGAAAAATATTCAAATATTATGCCAAAATTTTTTGATTGTTCTCTAAAAGAAGAAGATGAATTCTTATCTGCTTTACAAGTTAATTCAATTTTTAAAACAGTTGATTTTTTGGTTTTAAAAAGAAGTGAAAACTTAAAAAGTTCAGGTATACAAAAACTTTTTAAAAGTATCAAAAACTATAATTTAGATGAAAAAAATATTATAATTATTTATAATGTACCTATACAATATGGAAAAGTTGTTTCAGACTATGAATTAACTAAGCCAAGTATAAAATTAATTGAAGAACTTGCTACATTTAAAGATTGTACTGTTATAAAAGAAAATAAGGCAACTTTAAATTATGTAAAACAAAATTTGAATATTACTGAAAAAGATGCTAAAGAATTTATAGAACTTTTAGGTGATGACTATTATCATATAAAAAATGAAACTAATAAGGTTGCTACTTTTTTGGAAGGGCAACCATATTCTTTTGAAAAAATTAAAAATTTAATAAGTATTGATAAAGAATATAATATGAAAGATTTGATTGAAAATTTTTTAAAAACTAAAAATTTTTCTGATATTATAAGTTTTTTAGAAAAAAATAAAGATTCTTATTTAGGGCTTATTTATATGCTGACAGATGAATTAATAAATTTATTGAAGTTAGCTTCTTTAATAAAAAGTGGAAAGATATCAAAAAATATAAATTATAATGTATTTAAGGAACTATATAATGATTTTTCAGATTTATTTATAGGAAAAAATTTTAAAGCTCAACATCCTTATACAATTTTTTTAAAACTAAATAGTTTTGAAAATTTCTCAGAAGAATTTTTAGAAAAGAAATTAAAAGAATTATTAGAAATTGAATATAGGGTTAAAAGTGGAGAGAGAGAGATTGATATAGAAACAGAAGTATTTCTTGGAAAATTCTTTAAAAATAGTCCCCTATAA
- a CDS encoding integrase: MLNNADVNSTSIIKFIGHSNFTTTENIYTHKDVEELRKAVNLLN; this comes from the coding sequence ATGTTAAATAATGCTGATGTAAATAGTACATCTATAATAAAATTTATAGGACATTCTAATTTTACAACAACAGAAAATATATACACTCATAAAGATGTTGAAGAACTTAGAAAAGCAGTTAATTTATTAAATTAA